In one Deinococcus psychrotolerans genomic region, the following are encoded:
- the cobU gene encoding bifunctional adenosylcobinamide kinase/adenosylcobinamide-phosphate guanylyltransferase, whose protein sequence is MTDSNLTKAGKLIYITGGARSGKSSFAERQALRLSGHAVTYLATAQAFDGEMRARIERHQSDRPAEWITLEEPLDVVAALQTAHTPTVLLDCLSLWVSNLMLAEREDGEVLARVDDLLRHNSATLIVVSNEVGLGIVPDNALARRYRDLLGWANQHFAAAADEAHLLVSGLPLRLK, encoded by the coding sequence TTGACAGACTCTAACTTGACCAAGGCGGGCAAGCTCATCTACATCACGGGCGGAGCCAGAAGCGGCAAGAGCAGCTTCGCCGAGCGGCAGGCCCTACGTTTGAGCGGCCACGCCGTGACCTACCTCGCCACCGCGCAGGCCTTTGATGGCGAAATGCGGGCGCGAATCGAGCGCCACCAGAGCGACCGCCCCGCCGAGTGGATCACCCTTGAGGAGCCGCTGGACGTGGTGGCAGCCCTACAAACCGCGCACACGCCCACCGTTTTGCTGGACTGCTTGAGCTTATGGGTCAGCAATCTGATGCTGGCCGAGCGGGAAGACGGTGAGGTGCTGGCGCGGGTGGACGACTTGCTCAGACACAACAGCGCCACCCTGATCGTGGTCAGCAACGAAGTGGGGCTGGGCATCGTCCCAGACAACGCACTGGCCCGCCGCTACCGCGATCTGCTGGGCTGGGCCAATCAGCACTTCGCCGCCGCCGCCGATGAAGCGCACCTGTTGGTCAGCGGCCTGCCCCTGCGCCTGAAATG
- a CDS encoding histidine phosphatase family protein: MTLDLYLIRHAQTPRNAEGRYPGRQDDAALTPEGERQARALHLPESAQVWSSPARRCLQTATLAGLDKPQRSPALLEADFGEMAGHTWSELETRYGTQPRHWIDALSDPTSESGPPGGETGRAFHARVQTWLDALPGETTLAFTHAGFILAALRLTLGFSAARIHHARVTHLRRAGGAWWLEGLNLDRL, translated from the coding sequence ATGACGCTCGATTTGTACCTGATTCGCCACGCCCAGACGCCCCGCAACGCCGAGGGCCGTTATCCTGGCAGACAGGACGACGCCGCCCTGACGCCGGAGGGAGAACGGCAGGCCCGTGCTCTGCATCTGCCTGAGAGCGCACAGGTCTGGAGCAGTCCAGCGCGGCGCTGCTTGCAAACAGCAACTTTGGCAGGCCTAGATAAGCCTCAGCGCTCTCCCGCTTTGCTGGAAGCCGACTTTGGTGAGATGGCCGGACACACTTGGAGCGAATTGGAAACCCGTTACGGCACTCAACCGCGCCACTGGATCGACGCGCTGAGCGACCCCACTTCGGAAAGTGGCCCGCCCGGGGGCGAAACGGGGCGAGCCTTTCACGCACGGGTGCAGACCTGGCTCGACGCCCTACCCGGCGAAACAACCCTGGCTTTCACCCACGCCGGATTCATTTTGGCCGCCCTGCGCCTGACACTCGGCTTCAGTGCGGCCCGCATTCACCACGCCCGCGTGACCCACCTGAGGCGGGCAGGCGGCGCGTGGTGGCTGGAAGGACTCAACCTTGACAGACTCTAA
- a CDS encoding adenosylcobinamide-GDP ribazoletransferase — protein sequence MSGLGRLLRPAHLALTFLTTLPLPHVREVGEGEFARASGFYPLAGYAVGGGAALVWAACQWLHLPPGVGAALAVAAWLALTGMLHFDGLVDAADALFVMKSPAERLRILGDVHVGAFGLATGVIALLIRFSLLQALPNAWPLLIAAVSARLAVLAPMNLYPAARTESLGARSREGWWPVACLVALPALFFSQAWAGFAAALLSALGVAAFAARRLGGGINGDVYGACIEVAELSALTVLITLAGWPK from the coding sequence GTGAGCGGCCTCGGCCGCCTGCTGCGCCCAGCTCACCTGGCCCTGACCTTTTTGACCACCTTGCCGCTGCCGCACGTGCGCGAGGTGGGGGAAGGCGAATTTGCGCGGGCCAGCGGTTTTTACCCACTGGCGGGCTACGCGGTGGGCGGCGGGGCGGCGCTGGTGTGGGCGGCCTGTCAGTGGCTGCACCTCCCACCGGGAGTCGGCGCGGCGCTGGCGGTGGCGGCTTGGCTGGCCCTGACCGGCATGCTGCACTTTGACGGGCTGGTGGACGCCGCCGACGCCCTGTTTGTCATGAAGTCGCCCGCCGAGCGGCTCAGGATTCTGGGCGACGTGCATGTGGGGGCCTTCGGGCTGGCGACGGGGGTGATTGCCCTGCTGATCCGCTTTTCGCTGCTTCAGGCGCTGCCGAACGCTTGGCCCCTGCTGATTGCGGCGGTGTCGGCGCGGCTGGCGGTGTTGGCTCCCATGAACCTTTACCCGGCGGCAAGAACCGAGTCGCTGGGCGCTCGCTCGCGGGAAGGCTGGTGGCCGGTGGCGTGCTTGGTGGCCTTGCCCGCGCTGTTTTTTTCGCAGGCTTGGGCAGGATTTGCGGCGGCGCTGCTCTCGGCACTGGGGGTGGCCGCCTTCGCAGCGCGGCGACTGGGCGGCGGCATCAACGGCGACGTGTACGGCGCGTGTATCGAGGTGGCTGAACTCAGCGCCCTGACCGTGCTCATCACGCTGGCGGGCTGGCCGAAATGA
- a CDS encoding ABC transporter substrate-binding protein, whose amino-acid sequence MRHPATFVLFALLSSAAATTYPLTVTDDLGRSVTLKSKPLRIVAMLPSHTETLFAIGAGDQLVGADKYSTYPDAANKLPKVGSGYQPNIEAILALKPDLVLADESAGSRLTEKLAAAGLTVYGGTAQTYNEVFEKIAVLGKLTDHETGAVKLITKMRSELNALSASVVKLPKVSTYYEVDPAPYSVGPNSFIGVLIAKAGGQTIIPSTLGDFPKIAPELIVKSNPQVMVGLTLDEAKNRPGWNTLSAVKAGRVFKVTPEQNDALSRPGPRLPDALRTLIQLIHPEALK is encoded by the coding sequence ATGCGTCACCCCGCCACTTTCGTTTTGTTTGCCCTGCTGTCCAGCGCCGCCGCCACCACCTACCCGCTGACCGTCACCGATGATCTGGGCCGCTCCGTGACCTTGAAAAGTAAGCCGCTCAGAATCGTGGCGATGCTGCCCTCGCACACCGAGACACTTTTTGCCATCGGAGCGGGCGATCAGCTGGTCGGCGCGGACAAGTACAGCACCTACCCCGACGCCGCCAACAAACTTCCCAAAGTCGGCAGCGGCTACCAGCCCAACATCGAAGCGATCTTGGCGCTCAAGCCCGATCTGGTGCTGGCCGACGAATCGGCAGGGTCGCGCCTGACCGAGAAGCTGGCGGCGGCGGGTCTGACCGTCTACGGCGGCACAGCCCAGACCTACAACGAAGTTTTCGAAAAAATCGCGGTGCTGGGCAAGCTGACCGACCACGAAACTGGAGCGGTCAAGCTGATCACCAAGATGCGCTCAGAACTCAATGCCCTCAGCGCCAGCGTCGTCAAGTTGCCCAAAGTCAGCACTTACTACGAGGTCGATCCTGCGCCGTATTCTGTCGGCCCCAATTCGTTTATCGGCGTGCTGATCGCCAAAGCCGGCGGCCAGACGATTATTCCTTCCACTTTGGGCGACTTTCCCAAAATTGCCCCCGAACTCATCGTCAAAAGTAATCCGCAGGTGATGGTCGGCTTGACGCTGGATGAAGCCAAGAACCGGCCCGGCTGGAACACCCTGAGCGCCGTGAAAGCGGGCCGCGTCTTCAAGGTCACGCCGGAGCAAAACGACGCGCTGTCGCGTCCGGGGCCGCGCCTGCCCGACGCCCTGAGAACGTTGATCCAACTGATTCATCCGGAGGCGCTGAAATGA
- the cobO gene encoding cob(I)yrinic acid a,c-diamide adenosyltransferase: MTSGDEATRQRREAAMQELQEANDSHTKQEGISKGRRGLIIVNTGNGKGKTTAALGLMMRAHGRGLKTRLFQFLKHENAKFGEHRTLDALGLPYEGLGDGFTWRSRNLENSAEMAAHGWELAKAAIEAGEYDLIVLDEFTYPLKYGWVSWPEVEATLKARSPLMHVVITGRGALPELIELADTVSEIQPVKHAYSAGIGAQIGVEY; this comes from the coding sequence ATGACTTCGGGCGACGAAGCGACCCGGCAGCGCCGTGAGGCCGCCATGCAGGAATTGCAGGAAGCCAACGACAGCCACACCAAGCAGGAAGGCATCAGCAAGGGTCGGCGGGGGCTGATCATCGTCAACACCGGCAACGGCAAGGGCAAAACCACCGCCGCGCTGGGCCTGATGATGCGGGCGCACGGGCGCGGCCTCAAGACACGGCTGTTTCAGTTTCTCAAGCACGAGAATGCCAAATTCGGCGAGCACCGTACCCTCGACGCGCTGGGCTTGCCGTATGAAGGACTGGGCGACGGTTTTACCTGGCGTTCGCGCAACCTGGAGAACTCCGCCGAGATGGCCGCGCACGGCTGGGAACTGGCCAAGGCGGCCATCGAGGCGGGCGAATACGATTTGATCGTGCTCGACGAGTTTACCTATCCGCTCAAATACGGCTGGGTTAGTTGGCCGGAGGTGGAAGCCACCCTGAAAGCCCGCAGTCCGCTGATGCACGTGGTGATTACCGGGCGCGGCGCTCTGCCCGAACTGATCGAGCTGGCCGATACCGTCAGCGAGATTCAGCCGGTCAAGCACGCCTACAGCGCCGGAATCGGAGCGCAGATCGGGGTGGAATACTGA
- the cbiB gene encoding adenosylcobinamide-phosphate synthase CbiB, producing the protein MALALDAWGEPPARLHPVVWMGNYLKWARQQWRGQTPFLQLAEGTLTWTLGAVISAAAGQQARRLPWWAQGVLLKPLLARRALFDAVREVHSALAHDDLPEARRLLSWHLVSRDTAELSACEVAGAAIESLAENLSDSLIAPLLAYRVGGLRLAAFYRYANTADAMWGYRTPELEWAGKSAARTDDLLNLAPSRLTALCALVVAGQPKAWRVWWRDRCTTTSPNAGHPMSAFAGALGIRLDKRVVYTLNPAGRSPCAADLPRALQLAERTFGLALLVLLVKGKSRA; encoded by the coding sequence CTGGCTCTCGCGCTGGACGCCTGGGGTGAGCCGCCTGCCCGCCTTCATCCGGTGGTCTGGATGGGAAATTACCTCAAGTGGGCGCGGCAGCAGTGGCGGGGTCAAACGCCTTTCCTCCAACTGGCGGAGGGCACGCTGACCTGGACGCTGGGCGCGGTCATCAGCGCGGCGGCGGGGCAGCAAGCGCGGCGGTTGCCGTGGTGGGCGCAGGGCGTACTGCTCAAGCCCCTACTGGCCCGCCGAGCGCTCTTTGACGCCGTCAGAGAAGTCCATAGCGCTTTGGCCCATGACGACTTGCCTGAAGCGCGGCGCTTGCTTTCATGGCACTTGGTCAGCCGCGACACCGCCGAGCTGAGCGCCTGCGAAGTGGCGGGCGCGGCGATTGAAAGCTTGGCAGAGAACCTTTCTGACAGCCTAATTGCGCCGCTGCTGGCTTACCGGGTGGGGGGGCTACGACTGGCCGCCTTCTACCGCTACGCCAACACCGCCGACGCCATGTGGGGCTACCGCACGCCCGAGCTGGAATGGGCGGGCAAATCGGCGGCCCGAACCGACGACCTGCTCAACCTCGCGCCCAGCCGCCTGACGGCCCTGTGCGCCTTGGTGGTGGCTGGGCAGCCGAAAGCTTGGCGAGTCTGGTGGCGAGATCGCTGCACCACCACCAGTCCCAACGCGGGCCATCCGATGAGCGCTTTTGCGGGGGCGCTGGGCATCAGATTAGACAAACGCGTCGTCTACACCCTCAACCCGGCGGGCCGCTCACCCTGTGCCGCCGACTTGCCGAGGGCGCTGCAACTGGCGGAGCGCACTTTTGGTCTGGCGCTGTTGGTGCTGCTCGTCAAAGGGAAAAGTCGTGCCTGA
- a CDS encoding pyridoxal phosphate-dependent aminotransferase — protein sequence MPELLPRVPHGGPGAEPFRGLDFSVNANPYGPNPVLLKALLDADHTHYPDPTYFETRRQLADWHGVNPENVAVSVGASDLLHRLARAFLPVGGTLLSLHAPFGELARAAQLQGNRIEVMTDVPTDLPPNAALVYVGYPHNPTGQAPTPDQLSQLSEQCAASGALLIVDEAYAAFAGLPDPPRHPHLIRLLSPGKAHGLVGARPAYALAAAQLIRALDNLAPAWHVPASTAAVLASLPEAQAFLAQTLPQVRRHAEDLAEQLGLFGAVQHLGTPYLLLKVGNAQQVSVVLLASGIKVRDCTSYDLPQWIRVSARLPGENAALIESIEHLS from the coding sequence GTGCCTGAGCTCCTTCCACGTGTCCCACACGGTGGCCCGGGCGCTGAGCCGTTCAGGGGCCTGGATTTCAGCGTCAATGCCAACCCGTATGGCCCTAATCCAGTTCTCTTGAAGGCGCTCCTCGACGCCGACCACACCCATTACCCCGACCCCACCTACTTTGAGACGAGACGCCAGCTGGCCGACTGGCACGGCGTCAATCCTGAAAACGTGGCGGTGTCGGTGGGCGCGTCCGATCTGCTGCACCGCCTTGCCCGCGCTTTTTTACCGGTTGGCGGCACGCTGCTGAGCCTTCACGCCCCGTTTGGTGAGCTGGCCCGCGCCGCTCAGCTGCAGGGCAACCGGATCGAGGTCATGACTGATGTGCCCACCGATTTACCTCCAAACGCAGCTTTGGTCTACGTCGGTTATCCGCACAATCCGACGGGGCAAGCGCCGACTCCCGACCAGCTCAGCCAGCTCTCCGAGCAGTGCGCGGCTTCCGGCGCTTTGTTGATCGTGGACGAAGCCTACGCCGCCTTCGCGGGATTGCCCGACCCGCCGAGGCATCCCCACCTGATCCGGTTGCTGTCGCCGGGCAAAGCGCACGGTTTGGTGGGAGCGCGGCCCGCCTACGCGCTGGCGGCGGCTCAGCTGATCCGCGCCCTCGATAATCTGGCTCCGGCTTGGCACGTTCCGGCGAGCACGGCGGCGGTGCTGGCGAGTTTGCCCGAAGCGCAGGCGTTTTTGGCTCAAACGTTGCCACAAGTTCGGCGTCACGCGGAGGATTTGGCCGAGCAGCTCGGCTTGTTTGGGGCAGTTCAGCACCTCGGCACACCTTACTTGCTGCTTAAAGTCGGAAATGCTCAGCAGGTCAGCGTCGTCTTACTCGCCTCCGGCATCAAAGTCCGGGACTGTACCAGCTACGACCTGCCGCAGTGGATTCGGGTGTCGGCCCGCTTGCCGGGTGAGAATGCCGCGCTGATCGAGTCCATAGAGCATTTGTCGTAA
- a CDS encoding cobyric acid synthase, whose amino-acid sequence MGKAIMIQGCTSNAGKSYLCAALCRILSNEGVRVAPFKAQNMSNNAGVTPDGLEMGRAQLVQARAARVTPDVRMNPVLLKPEADTRSQVVLLGKANPELTALGWRERKPHLWPHVQSALHSLMAEYDVVVIEGAGSPAEVNLRSSDIVNMRVALEVRARVLLACDIDRGGAFAHLLGTWHCLSADERQLLGGFLLNRFRGDARLLSPAPEWLEQQTGVPTLGVIPMLDIPLPEEDGVVSREPSGSSEGFVAVARLPRISNLDEFAPLGELLRWVTSPAELEGARAVILPGSKSTAADLAWLRSSGLAAEVVRQAQRGMPVLGICGGLQMLGERLSDPHGVDGPPESSGLGLLHLDTEFAPAKTTRLTTFTDSETGLKLEGYEIHHGHTRVGGAVDELAPELLWRSGNVRGTYLHGLLENPAYLERFLGWAGLPLPESLDTLDARLDAIAERVKASLDWERVRALL is encoded by the coding sequence ATGGGTAAGGCCATCATGATTCAGGGTTGCACCAGCAACGCCGGAAAAAGTTATCTGTGCGCCGCACTGTGCCGCATTTTGTCAAATGAAGGTGTGCGGGTGGCTCCTTTCAAAGCCCAAAACATGAGCAACAACGCGGGCGTGACCCCGGACGGCCTGGAAATGGGCCGCGCTCAACTGGTGCAGGCGCGGGCGGCGCGGGTCACGCCCGACGTGCGGATGAATCCGGTGCTGCTCAAACCTGAAGCCGACACCCGCTCGCAGGTGGTGCTGCTGGGCAAGGCCAATCCCGAACTCACCGCGCTGGGCTGGCGGGAGCGCAAACCGCACCTATGGCCGCACGTGCAGAGCGCCCTGCACAGTCTCATGGCCGAGTACGACGTGGTGGTGATCGAAGGCGCGGGCAGCCCCGCCGAGGTCAATCTGCGAAGCTCCGACATCGTAAACATGCGGGTGGCGCTGGAAGTCCGAGCGCGTGTTCTGCTGGCCTGCGATATAGACCGGGGCGGCGCGTTTGCTCACCTGCTCGGCACCTGGCATTGCCTGAGCGCCGATGAGCGGCAGTTGCTGGGAGGCTTTTTGCTCAACCGTTTTCGCGGCGACGCCCGCCTGCTCTCGCCCGCGCCCGAGTGGTTGGAGCAGCAGACTGGTGTCCCCACCCTCGGCGTCATCCCGATGCTGGATATTCCGCTGCCGGAGGAAGACGGGGTGGTGTCACGAGAACCCTCAGGTTCGTCAGAAGGTTTTGTGGCGGTGGCCCGCTTGCCGCGCATTTCTAACTTAGATGAATTCGCGCCGCTGGGCGAGCTGCTGCGCTGGGTGACCTCGCCCGCCGAGCTAGAGGGAGCGCGGGCCGTTATCTTGCCCGGCAGCAAAAGTACCGCAGCTGATTTGGCGTGGCTGCGTTCCAGCGGTCTGGCCGCCGAAGTGGTGCGGCAAGCGCAGCGGGGCATGCCGGTGCTGGGCATCTGCGGCGGCCTGCAAATGCTGGGCGAGCGCCTGAGCGACCCGCACGGCGTAGACGGCCCGCCGGAAAGCTCAGGATTGGGGCTCCTCCACTTGGACACCGAATTTGCCCCTGCCAAAACCACCCGTCTAACCACATTCACCGACTCAGAAACGGGCCTCAAGCTGGAAGGCTACGAAATTCATCACGGCCACACCCGCGTGGGCGGCGCGGTGGACGAACTCGCTCCCGAGCTGCTGTGGCGCAGCGGCAATGTGCGCGGCACCTACCTTCATGGCCTGCTGGAAAATCCAGCGTACTTGGAGCGCTTCTTGGGTTGGGCCGGTTTACCGCTGCCGGAGAGCTTGGACACTCTGGACGCCCGCTTGGACGCCATTGCCGAGCGGGTCAAAGCCAGCTTGGACTGGGAGCGGGTGCGGGCCTTGTTGTGA
- a CDS encoding cupin domain-containing protein produces the protein MHKAKIDETPLRYDTYGPGYLSRGPRTDFGVVVLPPGQDFPNHYHERTEESFYTLEGNAVMWTNGLRVELGPGDYHRCDPMEMHYLVNEGKVPWRAVFIKAPHNPDDGVVVEWKPGQPVPDIGPKLGNDGDL, from the coding sequence ATGCACAAAGCCAAAATTGACGAGACGCCCCTACGCTACGACACCTACGGCCCCGGCTACCTTTCGCGTGGCCCGCGCACCGATTTCGGCGTGGTGGTGTTACCGCCCGGTCAAGATTTTCCCAACCATTACCACGAGCGCACCGAGGAATCGTTTTACACCCTGGAAGGAAACGCGGTGATGTGGACGAATGGCCTGCGAGTAGAACTGGGGCCGGGCGATTACCACCGCTGCGACCCGATGGAGATGCATTACCTCGTCAACGAGGGCAAGGTGCCGTGGCGGGCAGTGTTCATCAAAGCGCCGCATAACCCCGACGACGGTGTGGTCGTGGAATGGAAGCCGGGCCAGCCGGTGCCGGACATCGGGCCAAAGCTCGGCAACGACGGTGACCTTTAG
- the lsrK gene encoding autoinducer-2 kinase, whose translation MSGFLLAIDAGTGSVRAVLFTPQGQQVAVAAQEWTHENDGTPGVMDFAVERNWGVICQCIQRVMAQAGAAPESILAVSASSMREAIVLYDESGREIWACANVDARAAEQVRLLQRDHAQVERQTYQESGQTFALSAVPRLLWIKQHQPDVFGRIHRVSMLSDWVLYRLGDVLASDPSNACTSGMFSLLRRDWSRVGLNDLGLPNELFPPVLESGTAFAVVTPRAAEESGLRPGTPVVMGGGDVQLGCVGLGVVRPGQTAILGGTFWQQEVNLAEPKTDPAMDIRINCHAVPGVWQAETISFFVGAAMRWFRDTYCDEERRQEQLGGRDAYSSLEEQARQVPPGAYGIIPIFSDVMRYSAWYHAAPSFLNLSLDPVKSSRGALFRALEEHAAIVSVQNLLLIQQFTRVDSEVLTFAGGGSKGELWCQILADVSGKPVRVPVVKEATALGTAIAAGTGVGVYASLVEGGEALVSWERTYQPNRALGSLYAELTGRWQIAYAAQRSLVDQGITTSLWKAPGL comes from the coding sequence GTGAGCGGCTTCCTGCTGGCCATTGACGCAGGCACCGGCAGCGTCCGGGCGGTGCTGTTCACGCCGCAAGGCCAGCAAGTCGCGGTGGCCGCTCAGGAATGGACGCACGAGAATGACGGCACCCCCGGCGTGATGGACTTTGCCGTGGAGCGCAACTGGGGCGTGATCTGTCAGTGCATCCAGCGGGTGATGGCTCAGGCCGGGGCCGCGCCGGAGAGCATTCTGGCCGTCAGCGCCAGCAGTATGCGCGAGGCCATCGTGCTGTATGACGAGTCTGGCCGCGAGATCTGGGCCTGCGCCAACGTGGATGCCCGCGCCGCCGAGCAGGTGCGCTTGCTTCAGCGCGACCACGCGCAAGTCGAGCGGCAAACTTATCAGGAAAGCGGCCAGACTTTCGCGCTCAGCGCCGTGCCGAGACTTTTGTGGATCAAGCAGCACCAGCCGGACGTGTTCGGGCGCATTCACCGCGTCAGCATGCTCAGCGACTGGGTGCTTTACCGACTGGGCGACGTGCTGGCCAGCGATCCATCCAACGCCTGCACCAGTGGGATGTTCAGTTTGCTTCGCCGCGACTGGTCGAGGGTAGGCCTAAACGATCTGGGCTTGCCCAACGAACTGTTTCCCCCCGTTCTCGAATCCGGCACCGCCTTTGCGGTCGTCACTCCACGCGCCGCCGAGGAGTCTGGTTTGCGGCCCGGCACACCCGTCGTGATGGGTGGGGGAGACGTGCAACTCGGCTGCGTGGGGCTGGGCGTGGTGCGTCCCGGTCAGACGGCCATTCTGGGCGGCACATTCTGGCAACAGGAAGTCAATCTGGCTGAGCCCAAAACCGATCCGGCAATGGACATCCGCATCAACTGCCACGCGGTGCCGGGGGTCTGGCAGGCCGAAACCATCTCCTTTTTTGTGGGCGCGGCGATGCGCTGGTTTCGCGACACGTACTGCGACGAGGAGCGCCGTCAGGAGCAGCTGGGCGGGCGCGACGCCTACAGCTCACTGGAAGAGCAGGCCCGCCAGGTGCCGCCCGGCGCTTACGGCATCATCCCGATTTTCAGCGATGTCATGCGCTACAGCGCTTGGTATCACGCCGCTCCGTCGTTCCTCAATCTCTCGCTTGATCCTGTCAAATCCAGCCGGGGCGCACTGTTCCGGGCGCTGGAGGAACATGCCGCTATCGTCAGCGTGCAAAACCTGCTGCTGATTCAGCAATTTACCCGCGTGGACAGCGAGGTACTGACCTTCGCGGGCGGCGGCAGCAAGGGTGAATTGTGGTGCCAGATTCTGGCCGACGTGAGCGGTAAGCCTGTGCGGGTGCCGGTGGTCAAGGAAGCGACAGCGCTGGGCACGGCGATTGCCGCCGGAACGGGCGTGGGCGTCTACGCCTCGCTGGTCGAGGGCGGCGAGGCGCTGGTGAGTTGGGAGCGCACCTACCAGCCAAACCGGGCGCTCGGGTCACTGTACGCTGAGCTAACCGGCCGCTGGCAAATTGCCTACGCTGCCCAGCGGAGTTTGGTGGATCAGGGCATTACCACTTCGCTGTGGAAAGCTCCGGGACTCTAA